A genomic region of Arachis stenosperma cultivar V10309 chromosome 9, arast.V10309.gnm1.PFL2, whole genome shotgun sequence contains the following coding sequences:
- the LOC130951848 gene encoding chaperone protein dnaJ 8, chloroplastic-like, with product MAAASVAGVVGGKGLSSSSWMKQFKGSKGKKMNKFRISCSSSSVADPYKTLRIQPDASESEVRKAFRQLALKYHPDVCRGNNCGVQFHQINEAYDIVMANLRGESNETEVYNVYYEDKGIDEPLRGMNDPDWDMWEEWMGWEGAGIRDYSSHINPYI from the exons atggcTGCTGCTTCAGTTGCTGGTGTTGTTGGTGGAAAAGGGTTATCATCTTCTTCATGGATGAAACAATTCAAAGGAAGCAAAGGTAAGAAGATGAACAAGTTTAGGATTtcatgttcttcttcttctgtagCAGATCCTTATAAGACCTTAAGGATTCAACCTGATGCATCTGAATCTGAAGTTAGAAAGGCTTTCAGACAACTTGCTTTGAAG TATCACCCAGATGTATGCAGAGGGAACAATTGTGGGGTGCAGTTTCATCAAATCAATGAGGCTTATGAT ATTGTGATGGCTAATTTGAGAGGAGAATCAAATGAGACAGAAGTGTACAATGTTTATTATGAAGATAAGGGCATTGATGAGCCTCTTAGGGGAATGAACGATCCAGATTGGGACATGTGGGAGGAATGGATGGGTTGGGAAGGTGCAGGAATCCGTGATTACTCTTCTCACATTAATccttatatttaa
- the LOC130947664 gene encoding protein DSS1 HOMOLOG ON CHROMOSOME V-like: MATETKAATEDVKIDLFEDDDEFEEFEINEEWDAIEEGKEVTQQWEDDWDDDDVSDDFSLQLRRELESNTEKN, encoded by the exons ATGGCGACGGAAACAAAGGCAGCCACTGAGGACGTCAAGATCGATCTCTTCGAAGACGATGACGAATTCGAAGAGTTTGAAATCAATGAAG AGTGGGATGCTATAGAGGAAGGCAAGGAAGTTACCCAACAGTGGGAGGATGATtgggatgatgatgatgtcaGTGATGATTTCTCTCTTCAGCTGAGGAGAGAGCTGGAGAGCAATACCGAAAAGAATTAA
- the LOC130950651 gene encoding probable protein phosphatase 2C 60, with translation MGIYLSTPKTEKASEDGENDKLRYGLSSMQGWRASMEDAHAAYPDLDDSTSFFGVYDGHGGKAVSKFCAKYLHQQMLKHEAYLAGDIGTSLQKTFLRMDEMMRGQRGWRELAVLGDKIEKLSGMLEGFIWSPRSGETNDHSDDWAFEEGPHSDFTGPNSGSTACVAVIRGNKLVVANAGDSRCVLSRKGQAHNLSKDHKPELEAERDRILNAGGFIQVGRVNGSLNLARAIGDIEFKQNKRLPAEKQIVSAEPDITSIELCDDDEFLVIACDGIWDCMSSQQLVDFIHDKLKEENKLSAVCEMVFDRCLAPTAGGEGCDNMTMILIQFKTPLNPSASDADPPQSSAEPSEADKSSEQTEQK, from the exons ATGGGGATATATCTGAGTACGCCGAAAACAGAGAAGGCATCTGAAGATGGTGAGAACGACAAGCTTCGGTATGGTCTGTCTTCCATGCAGGGCTGGCGTGCTTCCATGGAAGATGCT CATGCAGCTTATCCAGATTTGGATGATTCTACATCTTTCTTTGGTGTCTATGATGGCCATGGAG GCAAAGCAGTTTCCAAATTCTGTGCCAAGTATCTACATCAACAAATGCTTAAGCATGAAGCTTACTTAGCTGGAGATATAGGCACATCCTTACAGAAAACTTTCCTTAG AATGGATGAGATGATGCGCGGACAAAGAGGGTGGAGAGAATTGGCAGTCTTGGGagataaaatagaaaagttgTCTGGAATGCTAGAGGGGTTTATATGGTCTCCCAGGAGTGGTGAAACAAATGACCATTCTGATGATTGGGCTTTTGAGGAG GGACCACATTCTGATTTCACTGGACCAAACTCTGGAAGTACAGCTTGTGTGGCTGTCATTCGAGGAAACAAACTTGTCGTCGCCAATGCTGGTGATTCTAGATGTGTATTATCAAGGAAGGGCCAG GCACACAATTTGTCTAAGGATCACAAGCCCGAGCTTGAGGCTGAGAGAGACAGGATTTTAAATGCTGGTGGTTTCATCCAAGTTGGACGTGTCAATGGAAGTTTAAACTTGGCTAGAGCGATCG GAGACATAGAATTCAAGCAGAACAAACGTTTGCCTGCTGAGAAACAGATTGTGAGTGCTGAGCCTGACATAACTTCC ATTGAGCTTTGTGACGATGATGAGTTCCTTGTAATAGCTTGTGATGGGATATG GGATTGCATGTCAAGCCAACAACTTGTGGACTTCATACATGACAAGTTAAAGGAG GAGAATAAACTATCTGCGGTGTGCGAGATGGTTTTCGACAGGTGCTTAGCACCAACAGCCGGTGGCGAGGGATGTGATAACATGACCATGATCTTGATTCAGTTCAAAACTCCTTTGAATCCAAGTGCTTCTGATGCAGACCCGCCTCAGTCGTCTGCGGAACCATCCGAAGCTGATAAAAGTTCAGAGCAAACAGAACAAAAGTGA
- the LOC130951937 gene encoding ubiquitin-like modifier-activating enzyme 5 isoform X1: MEVELKQLMADLQSLNQSLPDPSLHASLLKIQSRVEHLASLAKSEPVRRSKVKDMSAEVVDSNPYSRLMALQRMGIVENYERIREFSVAIVGIGGVGSVAAEMLTRCGIGRLLLYDYDKVELANMNRLFFRPDQVGMTKTDAAVQTLSDINPDVLLESYTLNITTVEGFETFMSSLKNKSFCASKQGSGVDLVLSCVDNYEARMAVNQACNELSQTWLESGVSEDAVSGHIQLLIPGETACFACAPPLVVASGVDERTLKREGVCAASLPTTMGVVAGLLVQNTLKFLLGFGQVSPYLGYNSLKDFFPTMQMKPNPQCSNFACLERQKEYILAKPARDAAVKAKLEAEAPSTEEGPLHIDNEWNISVVDDCELDVSSAKSSDILPEGLTHELPVADDYPNIATSEAPTTDNEDLEELRRQLEAINSK, from the exons ATGGAGGTGGAGCTGAAACAGTTGATGGCGGATCTTCAATCTCTCAACCAATCCCTTCCAGATCCATCTCTCCATGCTTCCCTCCTTAAA ATTCAATCGCGTGTTGAGCATCTTGCAAGCCTTGCCAAGTCTGAACCTGTTCGGCGCTCCAAAGTTAAG GATATGAGTGCTGAGGTTGTAGACAGCAATCCGTACAGTAGGCTTATGGCACTTCAGAGAATGGGTATTGTGGAGAACTATGAGAGGATACGGGAATTCTCCGTTGCCATTGTT GGAATAGGTGGGGTAGGAAGTGTTGCTGCTGAGATGCTAACTAGATGCGGTATAGGTCGACTATTGCTGTATGATTATGACAAAGTAGAGCTTGCAAACATGAATAGGCTATTCTTTCGTCCAGATCAG GTTGGTATGACAAAGACAGATGCAGCCGTACAAACTCTTTCAGATATTAACCCTGATGTTCTGCTTGAG AGCTATACGTTGAATATCACAACAGTGGAGGGCTTTGAAACCTTCATGTcatctttaaaaaataagtcattCTGCGCTTCCAAACAAGGCAGTGGTGTGGATCTTGTCTTAAGTTGTGTAGATAATTATGAAGCAAGAATGGCTGTTAACCAG GCTTGTAATGAATTGAGCCAGACCTGGTTGGAGTCAG GTGTTTCTGAGGATGCTGTCTCTGGTCATATTCAGCTACTTATTCCTGGTGAAACTGCATGTTTTGCATGCGCACCTCCTTTG GTTGTTGCATCTGGGGTAGATGAACGTACACTCAAGCGTGAAGGGGTTTGTGCTGCATCTTTACCAACAACTATG GGGGTTGTTGCCGGGCTTCTAGTGCAAAACACACTCAAATTCTTGTTAGGTTTTGGTCAAGTCTCTCCATATTTG GGATATAATTCTCTTAAGGACTTTTTCCCTACCATGCAAATGAAGCCGAATCCTCAATGTTCAAATTTTGCATGCTTAGAAAGACAG AAAGAGTACATTCTCGCAAAGCCTGCAAGAGATGCTGCAGTAAAAGCAAAGCTAGAAGCTGAAGCACCGTCAACCGAAGAGGGTCCGCTTCACATTGACAATGAATGGAATATTAG TGTTGTTGATGATTGTGAACTAGATGTTTCTAGTGCCAAAAGTTCAG ATATATTGCCTGAAGGTCTCACTCATGAACTTCCTGTCGCGGATGATTATCCGAACATAGCGACTTCTGAAGCTCCAACCACTGACAACGAGGACCTTGAGGAACTCCGAAGGCAGCTGGAAGCTATTAATTCTAAGTAG
- the LOC130951937 gene encoding ubiquitin-like modifier-activating enzyme 5 isoform X3, which translates to MRGYGNSPLPLLSGIGGVGSVAAEMLTRCGIGRLLLYDYDKVELANMNRLFFRPDQVGMTKTDAAVQTLSDINPDVLLESYTLNITTVEGFETFMSSLKNKSFCASKQGSGVDLVLSCVDNYEARMAVNQACNELSQTWLESGVSEDAVSGHIQLLIPGETACFACAPPLVVASGVDERTLKREGVCAASLPTTMGVVAGLLVQNTLKFLLGFGQVSPYLGYNSLKDFFPTMQMKPNPQCSNFACLERQKEYILAKPARDAAVKAKLEAEAPSTEEGPLHIDNEWNISVVDDCELDVSSAKSSDILPEGLTHELPVADDYPNIATSEAPTTDNEDLEELRRQLEAINSK; encoded by the exons ATGAGAGGATACGGGAATTCTCCGTTGCCATTGTTGTCT GGAATAGGTGGGGTAGGAAGTGTTGCTGCTGAGATGCTAACTAGATGCGGTATAGGTCGACTATTGCTGTATGATTATGACAAAGTAGAGCTTGCAAACATGAATAGGCTATTCTTTCGTCCAGATCAG GTTGGTATGACAAAGACAGATGCAGCCGTACAAACTCTTTCAGATATTAACCCTGATGTTCTGCTTGAG AGCTATACGTTGAATATCACAACAGTGGAGGGCTTTGAAACCTTCATGTcatctttaaaaaataagtcattCTGCGCTTCCAAACAAGGCAGTGGTGTGGATCTTGTCTTAAGTTGTGTAGATAATTATGAAGCAAGAATGGCTGTTAACCAG GCTTGTAATGAATTGAGCCAGACCTGGTTGGAGTCAG GTGTTTCTGAGGATGCTGTCTCTGGTCATATTCAGCTACTTATTCCTGGTGAAACTGCATGTTTTGCATGCGCACCTCCTTTG GTTGTTGCATCTGGGGTAGATGAACGTACACTCAAGCGTGAAGGGGTTTGTGCTGCATCTTTACCAACAACTATG GGGGTTGTTGCCGGGCTTCTAGTGCAAAACACACTCAAATTCTTGTTAGGTTTTGGTCAAGTCTCTCCATATTTG GGATATAATTCTCTTAAGGACTTTTTCCCTACCATGCAAATGAAGCCGAATCCTCAATGTTCAAATTTTGCATGCTTAGAAAGACAG AAAGAGTACATTCTCGCAAAGCCTGCAAGAGATGCTGCAGTAAAAGCAAAGCTAGAAGCTGAAGCACCGTCAACCGAAGAGGGTCCGCTTCACATTGACAATGAATGGAATATTAG TGTTGTTGATGATTGTGAACTAGATGTTTCTAGTGCCAAAAGTTCAG ATATATTGCCTGAAGGTCTCACTCATGAACTTCCTGTCGCGGATGATTATCCGAACATAGCGACTTCTGAAGCTCCAACCACTGACAACGAGGACCTTGAGGAACTCCGAAGGCAGCTGGAAGCTATTAATTCTAAGTAG
- the LOC130951937 gene encoding ubiquitin-like modifier-activating enzyme 5 isoform X2, translating to MRGYGNSPLPLLSVLVFSFTGIGGVGSVAAEMLTRCGIGRLLLYDYDKVELANMNRLFFRPDQVGMTKTDAAVQTLSDINPDVLLESYTLNITTVEGFETFMSSLKNKSFCASKQGSGVDLVLSCVDNYEARMAVNQACNELSQTWLESGVSEDAVSGHIQLLIPGETACFACAPPLVVASGVDERTLKREGVCAASLPTTMGVVAGLLVQNTLKFLLGFGQVSPYLGYNSLKDFFPTMQMKPNPQCSNFACLERQKEYILAKPARDAAVKAKLEAEAPSTEEGPLHIDNEWNISVVDDCELDVSSAKSSDILPEGLTHELPVADDYPNIATSEAPTTDNEDLEELRRQLEAINSK from the exons ATGAGAGGATACGGGAATTCTCCGTTGCCATTGTTGTCTGTATTAGTCTTCTCTTTCACT GGAATAGGTGGGGTAGGAAGTGTTGCTGCTGAGATGCTAACTAGATGCGGTATAGGTCGACTATTGCTGTATGATTATGACAAAGTAGAGCTTGCAAACATGAATAGGCTATTCTTTCGTCCAGATCAG GTTGGTATGACAAAGACAGATGCAGCCGTACAAACTCTTTCAGATATTAACCCTGATGTTCTGCTTGAG AGCTATACGTTGAATATCACAACAGTGGAGGGCTTTGAAACCTTCATGTcatctttaaaaaataagtcattCTGCGCTTCCAAACAAGGCAGTGGTGTGGATCTTGTCTTAAGTTGTGTAGATAATTATGAAGCAAGAATGGCTGTTAACCAG GCTTGTAATGAATTGAGCCAGACCTGGTTGGAGTCAG GTGTTTCTGAGGATGCTGTCTCTGGTCATATTCAGCTACTTATTCCTGGTGAAACTGCATGTTTTGCATGCGCACCTCCTTTG GTTGTTGCATCTGGGGTAGATGAACGTACACTCAAGCGTGAAGGGGTTTGTGCTGCATCTTTACCAACAACTATG GGGGTTGTTGCCGGGCTTCTAGTGCAAAACACACTCAAATTCTTGTTAGGTTTTGGTCAAGTCTCTCCATATTTG GGATATAATTCTCTTAAGGACTTTTTCCCTACCATGCAAATGAAGCCGAATCCTCAATGTTCAAATTTTGCATGCTTAGAAAGACAG AAAGAGTACATTCTCGCAAAGCCTGCAAGAGATGCTGCAGTAAAAGCAAAGCTAGAAGCTGAAGCACCGTCAACCGAAGAGGGTCCGCTTCACATTGACAATGAATGGAATATTAG TGTTGTTGATGATTGTGAACTAGATGTTTCTAGTGCCAAAAGTTCAG ATATATTGCCTGAAGGTCTCACTCATGAACTTCCTGTCGCGGATGATTATCCGAACATAGCGACTTCTGAAGCTCCAACCACTGACAACGAGGACCTTGAGGAACTCCGAAGGCAGCTGGAAGCTATTAATTCTAAGTAG